The following proteins are encoded in a genomic region of Danio rerio strain Tuebingen ecotype United States chromosome 16, GRCz12tu, whole genome shotgun sequence:
- the s100a10b gene encoding protein S100-A10b produces the protein MPSDLERAMETLITVFHRYSGAEGNSSTLSRRELKQLMEKELASFLKSQKDPAAVDKIMKDLDANGDGEVNFEEFVSLVVGLSIACEQLYQKQMKAAAKK, from the exons ATGCCATCTGATCTGGAGAGAGCAATGGAGACCCTGATCACGGTGTTTCACCGTTATTCAGGCGCAGAGGGGAACTCATCAACCCTGAGTCGAAGAGAGCTTAAACAGCTGATGGAGAAAGAGCTGGCTAGTTTTCTGAAG AGTCAGAAAGACCCTGCTGCCGTAGACAAGATTATGAAGGATCTGGATGCCAATGGGGATGGAGAGGTGAATTTTGAGGAGTTTGTGTCTCTTGTGGTGGGCCTGTCCATCGCCTGCGAACAACTCTACCAGAAACAGATGAAAGCAGCAGCCAAGAAGTAA
- the s100w gene encoding S100 calcium binding protein W, which yields MSKLEKAIVSIVEVFEEYAGKDEQKSQLSNAELRDLIKTELKSPEFKDKVDPENIKEVMEELDKNHDGEVNFREFSQCIAGLARGYYKKKHGNEERRGRGRDK from the exons ATGTCTAAGCTGGAGAAAGCCATTGTGAGCATAGTAGAGGTGTTTGAAGAGTATGCAGGAAAAGATGAGCAGAAATCCCAGCTCAGTAATGCTGAACTCAGAGATCTTATTAAAACCGAACTAAAAAGTCCTGAATTTAAG GATAAAGTGGATCCAGAGAATATTAAAGAGGTCATGGAGGAACTGGATAAGAACCATGATGGAGAAGTGAACTTCCGTGAATTCAGTCAGTGTATTGCAGGTCTGGCCAGAGGCTACTATAAGAAGAAGCACGGCAATGAGGAGCGCAGAGGGAGAGGCAGGGATAAATGA
- the icn gene encoding ictacalcin, with product MATSDTQKAMAMLIATFHKYSGKEGDKLTLSKGELKELLSAELGDIFGKTTDKAALDKIFKDLDANADGSVDFQEYITLIACITMLCNEFFTGKK from the exons ATGGCTACGTCAG ATACCCAGAAAGCAATGGCTATGCTCATTGCAACCTTCCACAAATACTCTGGAAAGGAGGGCGACAAATTGACCCTGTCCAAAGGCGAGCTGAAGGAACTGCTCTCTGCAGAGTTGGGCGACATCTTTGGG AAAACTACAGACAAGGCAGCTTTGGACAAGATATTCAAGGATCTGGATGCAAATGCTGATGGTTCTGTGGACTTTCAGGAGTACATCACATTGATTGCCTGTATCACAATGCTTTGCAATGAGTTTTTCACAGGAAAAAAATAA